The nucleotide window GCTTTCACTGTTGGCTTCTTAGAAATAACACCACAGTACTCAGGCATTACTTTCGCGAAGTCTTCGGTGCCAATCTTACGAGACAGGTCGATGATGTCTTCTTTGTCCCAGTTAATAAGCGGACGAAGGATCAAAGTATCGGTCACGTTGTCAATGTGGCGAAGGTTAGTTAGCGTTTGGCTAGAAACCTGACCAAGTGCTTCACCCGTTACTAGGGCTTCGATACCGAAACGCTCTGCAACCATACCACCAGCACGCATGAACATACGCTTAAGAACCACGCCCATTTGGCCATCTTCAACGTTCTCAAGAATCTCTGCGACTACCGGTTCAAAATCGATAGAGATGAACTTCACCTTTGCCGATGAGCCGTATTTATCCCATAGATAGTGAGAAACTTGCTTAACACCAATTTCGTGCGCAGGGCCACCTAGGTTAAAGAAGCAGTAATGCACTTTAGAGCCACGTTTGATGTGCAAGTAGCTTGAAACGCCAGAATCGAAACCGCCAGAGATCAAGCTAAGCAGATCTTCTTGAGTACCTAGAGGGAATCCGCCTAGGCCTTTATGACGTTCAATAACTTGGTTTAGCTTTTCGTTCTCGACTTCAACTTTAACGGTAATATCTGGATTTTTCAGTTTTACTTTTGCTGATTCAACCGCTTGGTTTAAACCACCACCTACGTAGCGTTCTAGCTCAATAGAAGTAAAGTCATGTTTACCACGACGCTTGGCTCGCACAGAGAAAGTCTTGCCTTCAATAAGAGCACCGCTTCGTTCAAAAACTTGCTCGTAAATATTGTGCAGGTCTTTAAATTCTGATTGCTGAACCTCAAGGGAGTGATGAATACCCGGAGTTTGCGTCAATACTTCGAGTGTTTCTTTAAAGTACTTGTCGCTCTCAGACGTCACTTCGATGTAGTCACGGCGGTTGAAGACAGCCACAGACTCAGTACGACGCTGAAGAATAGTACGAATATTACGTTCTAGAATCTTTGTGAAGCGCTTACGCACCGATTCACTTTTAATAAAAATTTCCGGATGAGGCTTAACAATAAATTTCATAGTACTTTCACGCCAATAAGGTTCACAAATTTTAGTAGGTTCATCACCACGTAAAAGGTCATTTCACATAGTTATTGAAGCAATAATAGATCAATATTAAATCTAAGGGCGCGAATTATACATGAGAAAGTGAAGCAAGGAAAAGAGTGGTTGCTTTAACCCGATAATTAAACCGCCTGTTATTAAAAGTAGCAGGTTTCAAAACGAGATAAATACCGCTGAGAGCATCATTGAAGACCACAAAACAAAAAGCCCAACCTCATCATAAGGTTGGGCTTTCGATGCTATCTGCTGACTAATGTATGTGTATCGAACTAACGTCTGTATATCTAACGTATGTGTACCTGAAGACTAATCGCTGTCTCTCTGCCTACTACTGACCAATAACAGGTACTTCATCACTGTAAAGCGGCTCACCCTGCATAATGCTGATTTCAACACGGCGGTTGAGGCTACGCTGCCATTCAGTATCGTTCGGCTCTACTGGCTCAGTGTCGGCCATACCGCGCACTCTCAAGCGTTGATGAGAGAAGCCACGTACCTTTTCCATCTCTTGAGCCACAGACACCGCACGCTGCGATGATAAGTCCCAATTAGAACGATAGAGCTCTGAATCAAGTCTCTGATTATCGGTGTGGCCAGAAATACGAACAATGCCTGGTACATCTTTTACCAATTCAGCCACCTGTCTAACCAATGGTCGAAACTTAGGTTGTAGGAAAGCAGAACCCGACGGGAACGCGCCTTTCTCACGAATTCGAATGACGATCTGCTGGCCAAGGTTTTCCACCTCAATCGCGCCTTGGTCGATCTCTCGCTCCAACGCTTTCTTGATACTTTCCATCAAGGTTTCCATCTCTTGCGATTGAGCTTCGGCTTGCTGTTGCTGTTGGTCTGACTCAGAGTTTTGATTGTCGTGAGTTGAAACCTCTGGCGACTTGCCTCCCGTCATCTTGCCTTGGTCACGCATTGTGCCGCCAGCACGCTCAGATTCACCTTCATGAAACTCAAGCGTTTGCTGTGTAATATCAATGGTCTGCTGCATGATCACATCGATAGGAGTCGGCTCTGGGCGACCAGGGCGAAACTCTTGTGCAATGATGCTAGTCCCTTTAGGAATATCTTTCACTTCCAAGCGGTTTTGTACACCAAACGCAAATTTCATCGAGCCAGCGATCTGTTTGAACTTCAGTACGTCCATCTCAGAGAATGAGAGCAGCAATACGAAGAAACACATCAGCAGTGACATCAAGTCAGCAAATGTCCCCATCCATTGAGGTAACCCCGGAGGAGGACATTTGCATGGATTTTCTTCATCCATCTTCAAATCCTCTTACGCGGGTTCACCATCAATCGTGCGCTTACCTTCATTGAGGTAGCTCTTGAGGTAACCATCGATAACTCGTGGGTTCTGGCCATCTTGAATCGCTAATACACCATCCATAACCAAACGACGGTTGAGTGTCTCTTGGTCACGACGCAGCGCAAGCTTGTCCGCAATTGGAAAGAACACCATGTTCGAAAGAATTGCACCGTACAGGGTCGTTAAAAGTGCTACCGCCATCGCAGGGCCGATCGCTTTTGGATCATCCATGTTAGAAAGCATGGCAACCAAGCCAACCAAGGTACCAATCATACCCATCGCGGGTGCTACATCACCAAATGCAGAGAACACCTTCGCGCCCTGCTCATGACGCTCTGTGGTTAATGCGATGTCTTTTTGCAGTGCAGCACGCACCACATCACCATCATGGCCATCTACCAATAGGTCGATGCCCTTTTGCATGAAACTGTTGCTGATTTCCATCTCTTCAAGTGCCAAGAAGCCACCTTTACGTGCTGCATCCGCCATCTCTACCACTTTAGCGATAAGATCTTCAGGCTCATCGGCCTTAAACATAAATGCTTTGCCAGCGATTTTGGTGGCTCCAAAGAATTGTCCCATGGTGAACTTCATTAGAACAACAAACGTTGAACCACCCACCACGATCAAAATGGATGTCGTGTCATAGAACATCCCGAGGCTTCCACCTAGGATCATTGCCATGATTACAAAGGCAAATCCACCAATCAAACCTATTAGGGTTGCTAAATCCACTGAGCACTCCTCATGCTTTTTTGTAGCTCTACGTCGACGATAATCTTTTTATCGGCCAGACTATAAGATCTTTTAGTAAATTCTCGGCCTAAATATCACACTTTTCGTTTTTGAATCACAATTATTGGCTTACTTTGCTCTTATCCTTAGCGCATAAACTCGATAAAGCTAAGGTTATTCAACCAAAGTGAGTTCAAGCCCCTTAAAAACGAACTTTCTAGCAAAATTTCTTGGTTACATTTGACCATCTCAGCGGCCTAGGGTAACGTTCGTTCATATTTCCAAACGCAGATTTATTATGGCTACTAAGAAACCTGAAAATATGAGCTTTGAAGCGGCTATCGAAGAGCTTGATGGCTTGGTTGATCAACTAGAAAATGGTGATCTAGCTTTAGATGATGCGCTGAAAAAGTTCGAACGAGGCATCTCCCTCGCTCGTGCTGGTCAAAGTAAACTAAACGATGCTGAACAGCGTGTTAGCATCTTACTGCAAAATGATGAAAATGCAGAACTTAGTGACTTTAACCCACAACCAGAATAACGAATTGTATGAGATCCCCTATGATCGAGACTTTATTGTCTTATCAAGCACGTAATAACGAGCAGCTGAACCTTTGGCTTGATCGCCTGCCACACCAAAATCAGAACCTTATCAACGCGATGCGTTATGGGTTACTTTTAGGCGGCAAACGCGCACGTCCATTTCTTGTCTACATTACAGGGGAAATGCTCGGCTGTACCGCTGAAGAACTCGATACTCCAGCTTCTGCAATCGAATGTATTCATGCCTATTCTCTGATTCACGACGACCTTCCAGCAATGGATGACGATGAACTTCGTCGTGGCCATCAGACTTGTCACATCAAATACGATGAAGCAACGGCAATTTTAACTGGCGATGCCCTACAAACTCTCGCGTTTACTATACTTGCGGAAGGCACATTAAGTGCTGACGGGGAAAGCAATCGCGTTCGAATGATTCAACGCCTAGCTGAAGCGTCTGGTGCACAAGGTATGTGCATTGGACAAGCTCTTGATATTGAAGCTGAAAACCGCTCTGTCACGCTAGAAGAGTTAGAAGAAGTTCACCGTAACAAGACTGGCGCTCTAATGAAGAGTGCGATTCGTTTAGGTGCTCTGGCTGCTGGCGAAAAAGCGTTTGAAGTGATGCCTCAATTAGATAAGTACGCCGATGCAATCGGGTTAGCCTTCCAAGTTCAGGATGATATTTTAGATATCATTAGCGATACCGAAACTTTGGGTAAACCACAGGGCTCTGACCAAGATTTGAACAAAAGCACCTACCCTTCTTTGTTAGGTTTAGAGGGCGCTCAAGAAAAAGCGCAAACTCTGCTACAGGAAGCGCTTCAAGCTTTGGCTGCAATCCCATACAATACCCAGTCACTCGAAGAGTTCGCCCGATACGTCATCGAGCGCAAGAACTAAGACAATAAGCGCGCATTACCTATGACTCTTGATATATCAAAGTACCCAACTCTTGCTTTGGCTGATAAGCCAGAGGATTTGCGTCTACTTCCAAAAGAGACGCTTACACAGCTTTGTGATGAATTACGTACCTATCTTCTTAACTCGGTGAGCCAGTCAAGTGGTCACTTAGCGTCAGGCTTAGGTACAGTAGAGCTAACCGTTGCTCTGCACTATGTGTACAACACGCCTTTTGACCAATTGGTTTGGGATGTTGGCCACCAAGCCTATCCACACAAGATTCTTACGGGTCGTCGCGACCGCTTGTCGACTATCCGTCAAAAAGATGGACTGCACCCATTCCCATGGCGTCAAGAGAGCGAATACGACACTCTATCTGTTGGTCACTCTTCAACATCGATCAGCGCCGGACTTGGTATGGCGATCAGTGCGAAGAAAGAAGGTAAGAACCGTAAAGTCGTGAGTGTGATTGGTGATGGCGCGATTACCGCAGGTATGGCCTTCGAAGCCATGAACCACGCGGGCGATATTCACAATGACATGCTGGTTATCCTTAACGATAACGAGATGTCGATCTCTGAAAACGTCGGTGCTCTAAACAATCACCTCGCTCAAGTTCTTTCTGGCAGTCTTTACACGTCAATTCGTGAGGGTGGCAAGAAAGTGCTATCAGGCGTTCCGCCGATTAAAGAGCTCGTTCGTCGTACAGAAGAACATTTAAAAGGCATGGTTGTCCCTGGCACCATGTTTGAAGAGTTAGGTTTTAACTACATTGGTCCAGTTGATGGTCATGATGTCAATGAGCTGATTAAAACGCTGAAGAACATGAGAGATCTTAAAGGTCCTCAGTTCCTGCATATCATGACGAAGAAAGGTAAAGGCTACGAGCCAGCTGAGAAAGATCCAATTGGCTACCATGGCGTACCTAAATTCGATCCTGCACATTCAAGTCTGCCTAAGAGCACCAGCTCTAAACCAACTTTCTCTAAGATTTTTGGCGACTTCCTGTGTGATATGGCCGCTCAAGATCCTAAGCTAATGGCGATAACGCCAGCAATGCGTGAAGGTTCTGGTATGGTGCGTTTCTCGAAAGAGTATCCAGAACAGTACTTTGATGTAGCAATTGCTGAGCAACACGCTGTGACGCTAGCAACTGGTATGGCGATTGCCGGTGATAAGCCAATTGTGGCTATCTACTCGACTTTCCTACAACGTGGCTACGATCAACTGATCCACGATGTGGCAATCATGGACCTACCGGTTATGTTCGCTATTGACCGTGCAGGTCTTGTCGGTGCCGATGGTCAAACACACCAAGGTGCGTTCGACTTAAGCTTTATGCGCTGCATTCCAAACATGGTGATCATGGCACCAAGCGACGAAAACGAATGTCGCCAAATGCTATACACTGGCCACCAGCACACAGGCCCAAGTGCCGTTCGTTACCCTCGTGGTAATGGCATGGGTACAGAGATTCAAAGTGAGTTTACTGCGCTAGAGATTGGTAAAGGCCGTATCGTTCGCGAAAGTGCAAAAGTAAAAGATGGCTCGAAAGTCGCTATTCTGAGCTTTGGTACTTTCCTTGAAAGTGCACTTCAAACCGCAGACGCTATCGATGCGACAGTTGCAGACATGCGTTTTGTGAAACCGCTAGATGAAGCCCTGATCAAGCAACTTGCTGCTGACCACGATGTACTAGTGACTATCGAAGAAAACGCGATTGCAGGTGGTGCGGGGGCGGGTGTGATTGAATTCTTGATGCAAGAGAAGCTGCTAATGCCGGTATTGAACCTTGGCCTACCAGACAAGTTCATTGCTCAAGGTACTCAAGGTGAGCTGCATGAAGAGCTTGGCTTAGATGCGAAAGGTATTGAGAAGTCTATCTCCGACTACCTTGCCAAATAGCTTTCACAAGCAAACAGCATAAGCGACAAAACAAAAAAGGTTGGCCCTAGGGTCAACCTTTTTAGTATCTGCTAACTGATAAACTATTCGTTGTTTAGCTGTTAGTTATTAGCAATTAAGCCTGCTTAGCAACAAGGCTTAAGCACTGGCGCGTCATAGTTCTCTGGTTCGTCAGAGTAGATAGCAACGTTGAAGTTCTCAACCAAGCCTGTCTCTTCAACACACTGCTCTTGGAAGAACTGTTGAATCTCACGACGTTGACAGTGTGCTTCGAATGCTTCGTTGTCCGCCCAGATCTCATTGAATGCAATAGGGAAACTCTCACCCTCTGCAAATGGGCTCTGAATGTGACGAGTCACTGTATATTGGATACAACCGTCTTCACGCATTGTGTTTGGCTCTAGTGATTTAAGAACTTCAAACAACTCGTTCAATTTGCCTTCTTTAGGCTGAAATTGAGCAACACAGTAAACCTTCTTAGACATTGTAAATCCTTGTTTTTATGTATTATTGTTCGTTCTTTAGATATTGATTCTTAAACGAGCCAACCTGAAAAATGAGCCACTGCATACAGCGAAATCGCCGCCATAATACCCGCCACGATATCATCAATCATGATACCTAAGCCGCCGTGAACTCGCTTGTCTAACCAACCAATTGGCCAAGGCTTTACCATATCGAAAAAACGAAACAGAACAAAGCCGGCGAATAGCCATTTCCAATCATTAACAGGAATACCCAACAACGGCACTAGGCCCATGGTGATCCAAAAGCCCGCAAACTCATCCCATACAATAGAGCCGTGATCGTGCACGCCCATGTCATCAGACGTCACTTGGCATATTTTGATACCAATAATGCAGCTCACAACCACAAGAATGACATAAATAGGGAAAGGTAACTGAACCAGCAATAGATAAAATGGGATCGACGCAAGCGTGCCCATGGTGCCGGGAATAATCGGCGATAAGCCACTACCAAAACCCGTTGCCAATAAGTGCCAAGGGTTTTTAAGAGAAATAAGAGAAAGTGGGTTTGTCATCAATTAACCTTAAAGTGATCGTAACCAGTTAAGTTCCAACTCAGTGGTTCACCATTATTGTGTAATTCAAAATATTCTACAGGTCTTATCTGGCCAATGCAGGTGACTTTTGTTCCAGTGTGTGACAAAGCACTTTCCAATGAACCTTTATTCTCTTCCGGCACAGTAAAACACAGTTCGTACTCTTCACCACTGGTCAACGCATACTGTTGAGCCGAAGCAATATCAGATGCGAACTGGCGTAGTTCTGGAGAAATTGGCAGCGTACTCACATCAATGCTCGCACCAACCTGAGAACGCTTAAGGATATGTTTTAAATCAGCAATAACACCGTCAGAGATATCAATAGCAGACGAAGCAAGGTTCACGAGCGCTTGACCAGCCAATACTCGAGGAACGCTCAGATAGTGCCTTTCTTCAAGCTCGAGAGCGTAAGGTTTGACTTTGTTCTGTTCAGGATCAAGCAATACTTCTAGGCCGGCTTTGCTATCACCTAGGTTACCCGTGACGTAAATCCAGTCGCCCACTTTAGCGCCATCTCTACGCAGTGCTCGACCTTCTGGCACAAAACCTTGTACAGTCAATGTCAGACTTAATGGCCCCTTGGTTGTATCACCGCCAATTAACTGAATACCAAAGTAGTCAGCAAGCTTGAAGAAGGAGTCACAGAAGGGAGCAAGCCATTCTTCATCGACTTCAGGCATGGTTAACGCAAACGAAACCCAGGCAGGTGTCGCGCCCATAGCAGCAAGATCACTGATGTTGGAAGCCAAGGCTTTGTGTGCTACCCAAGCTGGGTTTGCCTCTGCTAAAAAGTGCGTGCCCGCGACTAAAGTATCCGTGCTAATCGCTATCTCAACATTGCCCGGCGCTTTGACCAAAGCACAGTCATCGCCAGCAGCCAGATGTACGTCTTTACGTTGTGGTTGTCGATTTACAAAATATTTTTCAATCAGGTTAAATTCGCCAGACATCACATGCCCTATCTTTAGTCTTCATACAAATCAACGTAATCATGGAGATTACAGAAATTTAGTTACAAAAAAGGCCAGCATAAAAGCTGACCTTTAGATTCAATATACGAACGTCTTATTTCTTACGAACGTGTGGTGCAGCTTTATCAAGCACACCGTTAACAAACTTATGGCTGTCTTCTGCTGCAAATACTTTTGCAAGCTCGATAGCTTCGTTGATAACCACTTTGTATGGTACATCTTCGCGACGAGTCATCTCGTACATAGCTAAACGTAGAAGCGCTAGTTCCATCAAATCCAGATCTTGCATAGGGCGAGATACGAATGGACGAAGCTTGCTATCAAGTTCCATGTGGCTAAGAGCAACACCAGTTAGTAAGTCGCGGAAGTATGCAACGTCTGTTTCTGGCATAGCTAGAGCAGGTTCTGCGGCATGATGCTCTTCTTCATCATACTTACCACCAGATAAGAACTGTTCTTCAACGGTAGCAATATTTTCTTTAGTAATTTGCCAAGAATAAATTGCTTGTAGAGCAAATTGACGTGCGTTACGACGTGCGGCTGGTTTCACACTGGCCCCCATTAGGAATCGATTTCAGAAAGAACGTTGATCATCTCAAGTGCGCTAAGTGCGGCTTCTGCACCCTTATTACCAGCCTTGGTTCCTGCGCGTTCAATAGCTTGATCGATCGTATCAACAGTAAGAACACCAAACGCTACTGGAAGAGAAAATTCCAGAGACACTTGTGCCAAACCTTTATTACATTCACTACAAACATAGTCAAAGTGAGGTGTACCGCCACGGATTACTGTACCAAGAGATACAATCGCATCGAACTTACCTGTTTTTGCAACGCGTTGCGCTACAAGTGGAAGTTCTACTGCACCAGGGCAACGAACAACAGTGATGTTGTCTTCGCTTACTTGTCCATGACGCTTTAAAGTATCGATTGCACCAGAAAGTAAACTTTCGTTAATAAAACTGTTGAAACGAGCAATAACGATAGCAATTTTTGCATTTGGCGCTGGGAAGCCACCCTCGATCACTTTCATAAGCCTTCCTTTAACTATTTTCATCAAGTGAGAATCGCCGGATTCTAGCACAAAACTGTGAGCAATATCTAATGCTAATTTAGAAGAACAGACACCGGAGATGTAAAGATGATAACGCAGCACGGCTCTCAACCATATAGGAGCAACCAGTAGTCAAGCTCGTGTATTTAACACGTTTTGAATCGGGCTCAACTACTTTGCTCTTTTGGCAAAACGAATCACCAAAAGAGCCACTGGAATCATCGGTAAATTATGTTGCTATAAACAGAGATATATCGACTTACTCGCAAACATACTCAACAACGTTAAGACCAAAACCACCCAATGCGTGGTAACGCTTAGTGCTTGAAGAAAGCAGACGCATATCGTGTACGCCTAGGTCTTGAAGAATCTGAGAACCGACACCGACACGACGCGAGGTACCTTGCTTCTTCGCCATGGTTGGCTGCTCGTTCTTGTCTTGCGCTTCGAATGTCTTCACTTTGTGAATCAAAGAATCAGACGACTCTTCGTTGCCAAGAATAACCAACACACCGCCTTCATCGCCAATGCGCTTCATCGCTTTATCTAGTGACCAGCTACGCTCTGTACCACGGTCTGAGTGAAGTAAATCGGTAAACGTGTCATGCAGGTGAACACGCACTAGAGGAGCGCCTACAGACAAGTCGCCTTTTTGCATCGCGTAGTGGATCTGGTTATCAATCGTGTCACGGTAAGTCACAAGCTCAAAGTCACCAAACTCTGTTGGCAAATGACATTGTGCTACGCGTTCAATCGTCGTTTCTGTGTTGTTGCGGTATTCAATCAAGTCAGCAATGGTGCCTAATTTGATATCGTGTTTTTCAGCGAAGACTTCAAGATCAGGGCGACGTGCCATGGTGCCGTCGTCATTTAGGATCTCAACGATAACAGATGCTGGCTCACAACCTGCTAGACGAGCTAAATCACAACCTGCTTCAGTGTGGCCTGCGCGTGTTAGAACACCACCTTCTTGAGCTGTCAGTGGGAAGATATGACCAGGTTGAACTAAGTCAGCCGCTTTCGCATCTTTTGCCACAGCCGCTTGAACGGTAACAGCGCGGTCTGACGCAGAAATACCCGTTGTTACGCCCTCAGCAGCTTCAATTGAAACCGTAAAGTTTGTCGTGTACTGAGCGTTGTTGTCTTGAACCATAGGCGCTAGACCCATGCGATTTGAACGCTCTTTGGTCAACGTTAGGCAGATTAAGCCACGGCCATACATCGCCATGAAGTTAATCGCTTCTGGCGTCACATGTTCTGCTGCCATGATCAGATCGCCTTCATTCTCGCGATCTTCATCATCCATCAGGATAACCATTTTTCCTAGGCGAATGTCTTCAATAATTTCTTGAGGAGTACTAATTGGCATTGTTCTATATCCTTTGAAATGGTTCTGCTTCCTAGAACCGACACTATTTAAACCTGATGATATTGCTTCGCTTTACAAAGTCTCGCTTAACACACTTTGTACCAACGATTAGGCAAAACCATTCTGCTGTAAGAATTCCATCGTTAATCGAGATTCAGGCTCAGACTCTTGCTGCTGGCCTTGCAGTAGACGCTCCATATAACGCGCTAATACATCGACTTCTAGATTCACTTTACGACCAACATTGAATTGATCAATGGTGGTTTCTGAAGAGGTGTGAGGAACGATAGTCAACTTAAAGGCATTCTTGCGTAAATCATTCACAGTCAGGCTAATACCATCAACAGTGACTGAACCTTTTTGAGCTACGTACTTTGAGATCTCTGCAGGCATTTCTACCCAGAACTCAATCGCACGACCGACTTGGTTACGCTCAACAATCTCACCCACGCCATCAACGTGACCCGATACGATATGACCACCGAAACGCGTGGTCGGTAACATTGCTTTCTCTAGGTTGACCTTGTCGCCGGCTTGGTAATCCACAAAACCCGTTTTTTTCAGGGTCTCAAGCGAAAGGTCTGCACTGTAGCTGTGATCGTTATACTCAACGACCGTCAAACACACACCATTGGTCGCGATACTGTCGCCTAACTTAACGTCAGCCATATCAAGATTACCAACATTAACCGTTACGGTGATGTCTTCTCCGCGGGGAGTGATTGCACTCAATGTACCTACGGCTTCTACAATTCCTGTAAACATTTTAAAACTCTTTTTGTTGTCAACAACACGTATGCAGTTGGAGTAACTATTTCTACTGTGGTTTCGTCACGATTTATTTCGCGACTATTGGTTAGCCGCAATTGATTTCGCAATAATAGGCTTCGCGACAATGCGAATATCCACACCAACCTGTCGAACATCTTTGATTTCTAGGTCAATCACATCAGACATTGAAGTGAGCCCTAATGCGCCCATCAAACCTCGTCCGTCACTGCCCATAAGTTTAGGCGCTAAATAGAGGATTAGCTCATCCACTAGCCGTGCTTCAATCAAGCTCTTGGCCAATGTCGCGCCCGCTTCGACCCAAATATGATCAATATGGTTCGCTGGCAATTGACGCATCAGATCGTGCAAATCGAGCTGACCTACCTCTGTGGTTCCGACTTCAATATCAGCAGACGCTTCAGCGACTCTCAATACCGATGTTGGAGTTTGGAATAACTTGAGCTCAGGACGCAGTTGATTTTGACGATCAAGAATCACGCGAATCGGCTGACGCAGCTCGTCTTCAGCGTAATGACCTTTGATACTGCTTGGCAACTCTGCCCAACGAACATTCAACGACGCGTTGTCTTCAATCACCGTCTGGCTAGTTGATAGCACAGCGCCTGATTTTGCTCGGTAGTTCTGAACATCACGACGCGCTTCTGGCGATGTGATCCACTGGCTTTGACCATTTTCCAATGCCGTTTGCCCATCAAGGCTAGCGGCCATCTTTAACTGAACGAATGGCATGCCCGTTTGCATACGCTTGATAAATGCAGGGTTCAAGTCGAGAGCATCTTGCTCTAATAAACCGATTTCAACCTCAATACCCGCATCGCGTAGCATTTTGATACCACGACCTGCAACTTTTGGGTTTGGGTCCTGCATGGCACAAATCACTTTGGCTACTTGAGCCTGAATCAAACCTTCAGCACAAGGTGGCGTTCGACCATAGTGCGAGCAAGGCTCTAGCGTGACATAAGCAGTCGCACCTTTTGCCTTATCGCCAGCCATTCGCATGGCATGTACTTCAGCATGAGGTTCACCGGCTTTGGCGTGAAAACCTTCACCAACGATCTGACCGTCGGTTTGCACGATGACACAACCCACATTCGGGTTTGGCGCAGTGGTGTAAATGCCGCGTTTTGCTAACTGAATAGCACGCGACATCATTTTAAAATCTAGGGGAGTAAAGTTTGACATGATTGAAGAGTTAATCCTCTAATTTAGCGATTTCTTCGCCAAACTCTCGGATGTCTTCAAAGCTGCGGTAAACAGAGGCAAAACGAATGTACGCCACTTTATCCAATTCTTTCAATTGGCCCATCACAAGATTACCAATCATCTCGCTTGGTACTTCACGCTCACCAGTTGCACGGAGTTGTGACTTAATCGTACTGATCGCAAGTTCAATCGCATCAGCACTCACTGGGCGTTT belongs to Vibrio splendidus and includes:
- the thiI gene encoding tRNA uracil 4-sulfurtransferase ThiI — translated: MKFIVKPHPEIFIKSESVRKRFTKILERNIRTILQRRTESVAVFNRRDYIEVTSESDKYFKETLEVLTQTPGIHHSLEVQQSEFKDLHNIYEQVFERSGALIEGKTFSVRAKRRGKHDFTSIELERYVGGGLNQAVESAKVKLKNPDITVKVEVENEKLNQVIERHKGLGGFPLGTQEDLLSLISGGFDSGVSSYLHIKRGSKVHYCFFNLGGPAHEIGVKQVSHYLWDKYGSSAKVKFISIDFEPVVAEILENVEDGQMGVVLKRMFMRAGGMVAERFGIEALVTGEALGQVSSQTLTNLRHIDNVTDTLILRPLINWDKEDIIDLSRKIGTEDFAKVMPEYCGVISKKPTVKAKKGKLEAEEAKFNFEVLEQVIENARVMDIRDIEKESQEQAPEVEQVQAVAEHAIVLDIRSPDEEDESPLEIDGVEIKHIPFFKLSTQFGDLDQAKEYLLYCDRGVMSRLQALYLKEQGFHNVKVYRP
- a CDS encoding flagellar motor protein MotB yields the protein MDEENPCKCPPPGLPQWMGTFADLMSLLMCFFVLLLSFSEMDVLKFKQIAGSMKFAFGVQNRLEVKDIPKGTSIIAQEFRPGRPEPTPIDVIMQQTIDITQQTLEFHEGESERAGGTMRDQGKMTGGKSPEVSTHDNQNSESDQQQQQAEAQSQEMETLMESIKKALEREIDQGAIEVENLGQQIVIRIREKGAFPSGSAFLQPKFRPLVRQVAELVKDVPGIVRISGHTDNQRLDSELYRSNWDLSSQRAVSVAQEMEKVRGFSHQRLRVRGMADTEPVEPNDTEWQRSLNRRVEISIMQGEPLYSDEVPVIGQ
- the pomA gene encoding flagellar motor protein PomA, yielding MDLATLIGLIGGFAFVIMAMILGGSLGMFYDTTSILIVVGGSTFVVLMKFTMGQFFGATKIAGKAFMFKADEPEDLIAKVVEMADAARKGGFLALEEMEISNSFMQKGIDLLVDGHDGDVVRAALQKDIALTTERHEQGAKVFSAFGDVAPAMGMIGTLVGLVAMLSNMDDPKAIGPAMAVALLTTLYGAILSNMVFFPIADKLALRRDQETLNRRLVMDGVLAIQDGQNPRVIDGYLKSYLNEGKRTIDGEPA
- the xseB gene encoding exodeoxyribonuclease VII small subunit, yielding MATKKPENMSFEAAIEELDGLVDQLENGDLALDDALKKFERGISLARAGQSKLNDAEQRVSILLQNDENAELSDFNPQPE
- the ispA gene encoding (2E,6E)-farnesyl diphosphate synthase — protein: MIETLLSYQARNNEQLNLWLDRLPHQNQNLINAMRYGLLLGGKRARPFLVYITGEMLGCTAEELDTPASAIECIHAYSLIHDDLPAMDDDELRRGHQTCHIKYDEATAILTGDALQTLAFTILAEGTLSADGESNRVRMIQRLAEASGAQGMCIGQALDIEAENRSVTLEELEEVHRNKTGALMKSAIRLGALAAGEKAFEVMPQLDKYADAIGLAFQVQDDILDIISDTETLGKPQGSDQDLNKSTYPSLLGLEGAQEKAQTLLQEALQALAAIPYNTQSLEEFARYVIERKN
- the dxs gene encoding 1-deoxy-D-xylulose-5-phosphate synthase, whose product is MTLDISKYPTLALADKPEDLRLLPKETLTQLCDELRTYLLNSVSQSSGHLASGLGTVELTVALHYVYNTPFDQLVWDVGHQAYPHKILTGRRDRLSTIRQKDGLHPFPWRQESEYDTLSVGHSSTSISAGLGMAISAKKEGKNRKVVSVIGDGAITAGMAFEAMNHAGDIHNDMLVILNDNEMSISENVGALNNHLAQVLSGSLYTSIREGGKKVLSGVPPIKELVRRTEEHLKGMVVPGTMFEELGFNYIGPVDGHDVNELIKTLKNMRDLKGPQFLHIMTKKGKGYEPAEKDPIGYHGVPKFDPAHSSLPKSTSSKPTFSKIFGDFLCDMAAQDPKLMAITPAMREGSGMVRFSKEYPEQYFDVAIAEQHAVTLATGMAIAGDKPIVAIYSTFLQRGYDQLIHDVAIMDLPVMFAIDRAGLVGADGQTHQGAFDLSFMRCIPNMVIMAPSDENECRQMLYTGHQHTGPSAVRYPRGNGMGTEIQSEFTALEIGKGRIVRESAKVKDGSKVAILSFGTFLESALQTADAIDATVADMRFVKPLDEALIKQLAADHDVLVTIEENAIAGGAGAGVIEFLMQEKLLMPVLNLGLPDKFIAQGTQGELHEELGLDAKGIEKSISDYLAK
- a CDS encoding putative quinol monooxygenase, whose product is MSKKVYCVAQFQPKEGKLNELFEVLKSLEPNTMREDGCIQYTVTRHIQSPFAEGESFPIAFNEIWADNEAFEAHCQRREIQQFFQEQCVEETGLVENFNVAIYSDEPENYDAPVLKPCC
- the pgpA gene encoding phosphatidylglycerophosphatase A, with the translated sequence MTNPLSLISLKNPWHLLATGFGSGLSPIIPGTMGTLASIPFYLLLVQLPFPIYVILVVVSCIIGIKICQVTSDDMGVHDHGSIVWDEFAGFWITMGLVPLLGIPVNDWKWLFAGFVLFRFFDMVKPWPIGWLDKRVHGGLGIMIDDIVAGIMAAISLYAVAHFSGWLV